One genomic window of Bradyrhizobium sp. CCGE-LA001 includes the following:
- a CDS encoding ABC transporter permease, with protein sequence MSSVAPAVEPVGPARTSGFVAILEQTRYVLSENKVTGFAFALLLIIVFAAIFGPYVVPYDPLASDTAATLKPPSAAHWFGTDQLGRDIFSRVIVATRLDFFIAIASVALVFLMGGLAGIAAGYFGGWTDRIVGRIADTIMAFPLFVLAMGIVAALGNTVQNIILATAIVNFPLYARVARAEANVRRNAGFVQAARLSGNGEFRILLVHILPNIMPIMVVQMSLTMGYAILNAAGLSFIGLGVRPPTAEWGIMVAEGAGFMVSGEWWIALFPGLALMIAVFCFNLLGDGLRDIVDPQRRT encoded by the coding sequence ATGAGCTCCGTTGCGCCTGCCGTTGAACCTGTCGGTCCCGCGCGGACCTCAGGTTTCGTCGCGATCCTTGAACAGACCCGCTATGTGCTCAGCGAGAACAAGGTTACCGGCTTTGCCTTCGCGCTGCTCCTGATCATCGTGTTCGCGGCGATCTTTGGTCCCTACGTGGTGCCCTACGATCCGCTCGCGTCCGACACCGCTGCAACCCTGAAGCCGCCGTCGGCGGCGCACTGGTTTGGCACCGACCAGTTGGGCCGCGACATCTTCAGTCGCGTCATCGTCGCAACGCGGCTGGATTTCTTCATCGCGATCGCCTCGGTCGCACTGGTGTTCCTGATGGGCGGCCTTGCCGGCATCGCCGCGGGCTATTTCGGCGGCTGGACCGACCGCATCGTCGGCCGCATCGCCGACACCATCATGGCCTTCCCGCTGTTCGTGCTCGCCATGGGCATCGTCGCCGCCCTCGGCAACACCGTGCAGAACATCATCCTGGCCACCGCCATCGTGAATTTTCCGCTCTATGCCCGCGTCGCACGCGCCGAGGCCAATGTCCGCCGCAATGCCGGCTTCGTGCAGGCCGCGCGCCTGTCGGGCAACGGCGAATTCCGCATCCTTCTGGTGCACATTTTGCCGAACATCATGCCGATCATGGTCGTGCAGATGTCGCTGACCATGGGCTACGCCATCCTCAACGCCGCCGGCCTCTCCTTCATCGGCCTCGGGGTCCGTCCTCCGACCGCCGAATGGGGCATCATGGTTGCCGAGGGCGCCGGCTTCATGGTCTCGGGCGAATGGTGGATCGCGCTCTTCCCGGGCCTTGCTCTGATGATCGCCGTGTTCTGCTTCAACCTCCTCGGCGACGGCCTGCGCGACATCGTCGATCCCCAGCGGAGGACGTGA
- a CDS encoding ABC transporter permease: MLAMIGKRLMFAIPSLIGVVIVTFLLTRALPGDPAAYFAGPAATKEAVEQIRKKLGLDRPLIEQFFRYTNDLAHGDFGNSLTTGQPVATEIRNRLPASAELTLLGLFVSIVIAIPLGVLAATRPGSWIDHLCRVTTTAGVSLPVFFTGLVLVYVFYFRLGWSPAPLGRLDVFYSAPPTVTGFYLIDTLLARDVEAFRSALSQLILPATTLAIFSLAPIARMTRASMLAVLGSEFVRTARASGLSPSTVIVTYAFRNAMLPVITTLSMVFSFLLGANVLVEKVFAWPGIGSYAVEALISSDFAPVQGFVLTMAVMYVLLNLVIDILYGVIDPRIRLEG, encoded by the coding sequence GTGTTAGCAATGATCGGCAAGCGTCTGATGTTCGCGATTCCCTCGCTGATCGGCGTCGTCATCGTCACCTTCCTGCTGACGCGCGCGCTGCCGGGTGATCCCGCCGCCTACTTCGCCGGGCCCGCCGCGACCAAGGAGGCCGTCGAGCAGATCCGCAAGAAGCTCGGGCTCGACAGGCCGCTGATCGAGCAGTTCTTCCGCTACACCAACGATCTCGCCCATGGCGATTTCGGCAACTCGCTTACGACGGGACAGCCGGTCGCGACCGAGATCCGCAATCGCCTGCCGGCCTCCGCGGAGCTGACGCTGCTCGGTCTCTTCGTCTCGATCGTCATCGCCATTCCGCTGGGCGTGCTCGCCGCGACGCGGCCGGGATCATGGATCGACCATCTCTGCCGCGTCACGACCACGGCCGGCGTGTCGCTGCCCGTGTTCTTCACCGGCCTCGTGCTGGTCTACGTATTCTATTTCCGCCTCGGCTGGTCGCCGGCGCCGCTTGGCCGCCTCGACGTGTTCTACAGCGCGCCGCCGACCGTGACCGGCTTCTATCTGATCGACACCCTGCTCGCGCGCGACGTCGAGGCGTTCCGCTCGGCGCTGAGCCAGCTCATTTTGCCGGCGACGACCCTCGCGATCTTCTCGCTGGCGCCGATCGCACGCATGACGCGCGCCTCGATGCTCGCGGTGCTGGGATCGGAATTCGTGCGAACGGCCCGGGCCAGCGGCCTGTCGCCGTCGACCGTGATCGTCACCTACGCCTTCCGCAACGCCATGCTGCCGGTCATCACCACGCTCAGCATGGTGTTCTCGTTCCTGCTGGGCGCCAACGTGCTGGTCGAAAAGGTCTTCGCCTGGCCCGGCATCGGCTCCTATGCGGTCGAGGCGCTGATCTCGTCGGACTTCGCACCGGTGCAAGGCTTCGTGCTGACCATGGCGGTGATGTACGTGCTGCTCAACCTCGTGATCGACATCCTCTACGGCGTGATCGATCCGCGCATCAGACTTGAAGGCTAG
- a CDS encoding ABC transporter substrate-binding protein: MKRRDFLKSVSGLAAGAALPAVSSVISSAKADARSETLLIVSEGGPNNLDIHGIGTNVPGYEVSWNCYDRLISHEMKTGPGGVPYYDRDKFKGELAEDFKIDDMSVTFKLKKNAKFHDGTPVTAKDVKWSLDRAVSVGGFPTFQMSAGSLTKPEQFVVIDDHTVRVDFLKKDKLTIPDLAVIVPCVVNSELVKKHASEKDPWGLEFTKQQTAGSGAYKVTKWTAGTEVVMERNDDWVGGPLPKIKRVIWRMVPQAGNRRALLERGDADISYELPFKDFQEMKANGKLNVVSLPFSNGIQYIGMNVTKPPFDNPKVRQAIAYALPYQKIMDAVLFGLGNPMFGAPADKATDVAWPQPHKYNTDMAKAKALLAEAGYANGFETTISFDLNFAGVNEPLCVLVQESLAQLGIKTTINKVPGANWRTELNKKEMPLFTNVFSGWLDYPEYFFYWCYHGNNSVFNTMSYKSAEMDKLIDGARTAAATGDTSAYDKDVKGFVDLAFTDIPRIPLYQPFVNVAMQKNISGYQYWFHRRLDYRAMAKG, translated from the coding sequence ATGAAGCGCCGCGATTTCCTCAAGTCCGTTTCCGGATTGGCCGCTGGCGCGGCGCTTCCGGCCGTGTCGTCCGTAATCTCCTCGGCCAAGGCCGACGCCCGCTCGGAGACGCTGCTGATCGTCTCGGAAGGCGGCCCCAACAATCTCGACATCCACGGCATCGGCACCAACGTGCCCGGCTACGAGGTGTCCTGGAATTGCTACGACCGCCTGATCAGCCACGAGATGAAGACCGGCCCCGGCGGCGTGCCCTATTACGACCGCGACAAGTTCAAGGGCGAGCTCGCCGAGGATTTCAAGATCGACGACATGTCGGTCACCTTCAAGCTGAAGAAGAACGCCAAATTCCACGACGGCACGCCGGTCACCGCGAAAGACGTGAAATGGTCGCTCGACCGCGCGGTCAGCGTCGGCGGCTTCCCGACCTTCCAGATGAGCGCGGGCTCGCTGACCAAGCCCGAGCAGTTCGTCGTGATCGACGACCACACGGTGCGCGTCGACTTCCTCAAGAAGGACAAGCTGACGATCCCCGATCTCGCCGTCATCGTGCCCTGCGTCGTCAATTCCGAGCTGGTCAAGAAGCACGCCAGCGAGAAGGATCCCTGGGGTCTCGAATTCACCAAACAGCAGACCGCGGGCTCCGGCGCCTACAAGGTGACGAAGTGGACGGCCGGCACCGAAGTCGTGATGGAGCGCAACGACGATTGGGTCGGCGGTCCCTTGCCCAAGATCAAGCGCGTGATCTGGCGTATGGTGCCGCAGGCCGGCAACCGCCGTGCGCTGCTGGAGCGCGGCGATGCCGACATCTCCTACGAGTTGCCGTTCAAGGATTTTCAGGAGATGAAGGCGAACGGCAAGCTCAACGTGGTGTCGCTGCCCTTCTCCAACGGCATCCAATATATTGGCATGAACGTGACCAAGCCGCCCTTCGACAATCCGAAGGTGCGCCAGGCCATCGCCTATGCGCTGCCTTACCAGAAGATCATGGACGCCGTGCTGTTCGGGCTCGGCAATCCCATGTTCGGTGCGCCCGCGGACAAGGCCACGGACGTCGCGTGGCCGCAGCCGCACAAATACAACACCGACATGGCGAAGGCGAAGGCGCTGCTCGCCGAAGCCGGCTACGCCAACGGCTTCGAGACCACGATCTCGTTCGACCTCAACTTTGCCGGCGTCAACGAACCGCTATGCGTGCTCGTGCAGGAGAGCCTCGCTCAGCTCGGCATCAAGACCACCATCAACAAGGTGCCCGGCGCCAACTGGCGCACCGAGCTCAACAAGAAGGAGATGCCGCTCTTCACCAACGTGTTCTCGGGCTGGCTCGATTACCCCGAGTACTTCTTCTACTGGTGCTATCACGGCAACAATTCCGTCTTCAACACCATGAGCTACAAGTCGGCGGAGATGGACAAGCTGATCGACGGCGCGCGCACCGCCGCCGCCACCGGCGACACCTCGGCCTACGACAAGGACGTGAAGGGCTTCGTCGATCTCGCCTTCACCGACATCCCGCGCATCCCGCTGTACCAGCCCTTCGTCAACGTCGCGATGCAGAAGAACATCTCGGGCTATCAATACTGGTTCCACCGGAGGTTGGATTACCGCGCCATGGCGAAGGGGTGA